GAGCGGGTTGTCACAACGATTGTGCGTGGCACCTCCTCCCCAGTGGCAGCTTTGTTATTGATCTAAAATGGAGGACAAACAGTGTTGCTTAGAGATGGAGTGGCCTCAATGCTTTTGTCTTGACAGTTATGAAGTGTGACAGCTTATGGTCCTGAGCCTCCTGGTGATAATATGCTGTTTGGAAAGCCAAGTCAGCATAATTACTTTTACAGCTTATCCTTAGTGCCACCATCTCGACCACCAACAGTTCTGTGCTTCTCCCTTACTTTCATAAAGACACAGTACCTGCAAGGACAGTCTCAGAGAATACAACCTCAACTGCAAAAAATATCTGGAAAAGCAGCAAGCTAAAATAAATTGCTGCTCTTGCCTCGTTTCAGCATTTGTACCCATGCTATATCTCTCAATATCTGCATTTACATCAACAACTGTGTCCCTGTTAGACATACCTGTGTGGTGGCCAGGCCATTGCTGACAGTGAAGCCGTTGATTGTGACCTGGATTTGGCCTTGGTTGATCATGTTGATGAttgcttctgctgctgtgttcaTGGGGATTACAGGCATGGACAGAGCTCCATTTGTGTCCCCGACAGCTTCCTGGTTGTTGTCACACTTCATCTATCCACAGAGAACAGTttcatattaatatattttaaggAATTTACCATAGCATATCATACCTGAATCAGCAAATATTGACCAAGTGTTTCTTAGTAACATAACCCAAGGATAGAAATGACAAACTGATATATAGTTCTGCTCTATAATTGTGACACAAAGTAAACAAGACAACATGGACAATTTGTTAAACGCTGCCACCCAGAGGACCTAAAATTAACTACAGTGCCCAACTCCCactcaacacacaaaaaacgACCTGCTTTGTGAAAGTTCATGAAATTCTCACCTTGATCACTTTCACATCGGGCAGACTGTCCAAGAAGGCCTTCAAATCAATACCATTGAGAACGATGCGGTTGTCAAAGATGTGTCCATTAGACTTGAAATCAATCACTGCCTTTTTCTGTGGgtcaaaaacaatacaaatattacaaacaCAGCCTTTATTTGATAAAACAAGATATTCATCTCATAGAAATCAAGGTCAGCAATGTGAGGATGGACAGACCTTGAGGTGAGGGAACATGTTGGCATGGTCTCCAATGAAGAAAGTATGGGGCATGTAGGCCAGTTTCTCAGAATACTGCTCAGCCACTTCTACAGGTGACGTCTCCTTGTCAGAGATGATGTAGTCCATGAAAGGTGCACCACTGGTTCCAGGGTAACCCAGCCACATAGACTGTTGAATGGATAAATACAGTTATTTGTGCATTCCTcaataccaacattttattgttttaaatattccCATGAACAGATTCATATTATTGTGAAGGTGTAGTGATGTAGTTGCTGAGGTGCCATTATACCCAGGATATAACATTGTTTCAATCAGAAATCAAATATAGCGCTCACCTGAACGGGGGCAGGGCGGAGGGCAAACAGCTCGTTTCTGGCCCCCTTGGTGTATCCGTTCATGTTGACCAGAATGTGGATTCCATCCTGGTGAATGCGATCAGCTGCCTTGCCATTGCAAGGAATCTGGACAAGAGGTACCAAATTTCAGTAAAAATGGTTTGCTATGACATCACAAACTTTTGTTGAAATGAACAGTCAGTTACAAGTTCACATCCTTAAGGttaatagaaataaatatacaaatactgGTGCTGACAGTTACCTGTGAGAGGTCAGTGAAATGATGAGCCTCTGCTACCACTTTCACACGGAAGTTGGTACTGTCATCAGGGCTGAGCGCATAGCAGAACACCttggaaaatgatttttaaaaaaaggttaacATAATACTATTTATATATACCCAATTTTTCAACTATTCAAGTCAACCTCTTGTATCATATCACACATTGTAATAAGCACAATAAACAAACTTGTCAGGGCAAGTTTGTAATTTCTTGTAATCACCTACCTCAAATTTCTCAGGGTTGTGCATTCCAGGGATGGACTGCATCAGGTGGGAAGTAGGGTGGTTGCCAAAGTCAGAGCTGACGTAACCAACACGCAGACGTCCACCGCTGGCCTTCAGATCCTTTGGATGCTCATAAGCAGGTTTGTGAAGTGCATTTATctgtggaaaacacaatggtATAAGAATACAAATACAGCAGGAGAGCAAATTCTAGTTTGAGTTATACAAGCTGTAGCAATGGTGGACTTTTACTAAATAATGAAAAACCACCACAGATTTATCTAAAAGCATGACAACCTAATACCCTCCTCCATGCAAGCACCCATTCACCACCAGCTTTCACCTTATTTTCTACAAGGAGTTAAATATATCCAGTTTCTCTCCCATCCCTTACCTTCCCCATATCCCTGCAGCCAGCCACTGCCATCACCAGCCACCTTCCTTCCCCTccccaaaaatgaataaaagtttaCTTGCTTTGATCATTGCGTGTACCTTGTCCAGGCAAAGGTTTCCGTGGCGTTCAGCAATCGCCTTGCGGAAGCCGTGGGAGAGTGGATACAGCATGCTGTGGTGTGGGTGCACTGAAGGCAAGCGGTTCTTATCCAGCTGGTCAGCCACAATGCTCACAAGCTTCTTCATCCGCTCATCATAATCTGTCCAGTCACACACAATCTGGAAGAATGACCGGAACAGAAGTAGTTAGAAAATGAACTTCTAATTCAACACGAGCAAAAAATAATAACCTTTACAAGCACTCTTAAATATTTGCCAAAGATATGAGCATGTAAGAACCTGCAGGCAATGTGCCAAGTTGCAGTAAGCATCAGGGAAGTCCGGCTTGAGTTTCAAGGCTGTGCGGTAAGATGCAATGGCCTCTGGGATGTTTCCAGAATCCTAATGGTCAAGAGAAACATTGacataacaaaatgtattaagtggcaaaaacaggaaaacaactgaaacagcAAAATATTCTGTTGGACATTAACAGGTGGTAATGTCCAAACAGTGTCTGGATGTGACTatacaaagcaataaaaacacatccttTAGAAGATATTATTTAGCAATAAACCCTTCCCAACCAGACGTCCATAGCCAGTTGCCTAGGAATTAAAGGAATAGTAGCACAGGAATAAAGTGCAATCCTACATAGACAATTTTAACCACCACAAACACTGTTAGTGACCAATTTCCAACACATATATGTTACTTTGGCAGTCTGCCCAGGCATATTAACAGCCGCCCAAGTATAATTGGccgacccattttagcattacatactttcatttttttttttatgtcagagAGAACGACCCCATCTGCAATGGATTAACAAGTGGACAAAATGCCCTTGCTTGTCCGTgtactgtcaatcacacatgctttgcagagagagaaaagatgcTCTCTGATAtcacatccctcctgtaaatgcACTGATTGAGATGCGATCTCTCCTACTGAATGTAGGCCCACTAATGCCATTGTTGTGGAATCatgggtgaaaaaaaatcttgaatatGAGGTGCGTTTTCTGGGCTACTTTATATAACCTTCTATTGACTAAGAAATCAGATAACGGtgctgggagagagaaagcacagagagataaagaggagagagaaacagagaggcgAGGCGAGGCAAGCCAGTGTGCATGCATTAAGGTggacatttaaagcaacactatgaaATGCAGCCAAACTCTTAGAGCCATTCTGAagaagttgatttttgactAATTTTCAGATCGTCAAACATCTACAGCATCCCCATCACCGCCCACCACCGCCACAAGTACCTAGtcattctgtgggaaacactgctgtttatagatatatacaaatataatagTATATTAAGTGTTAGTGAGAGAAAACTATTTGGATTTCATTGCTGTTTGAGCTGTTGGGTCATTACAGTTGGGTCACCTGTGTAGTGGAGCATGCAGCGCTCAAAGCAACCTGCAAGGCAGGTAAAGTGACAATTCAGAACACCATCAGTCATCATAACTgctaacaaaaaaaagaaaaaaaaaagaaaaaaagggggggggggggggggggggaataataagagagagagataataCCCCAATTTAAATTAAGAATAATTCCTACCTTGTGGATTGAGGCCAAATTGCTGTGAGCATCAGCAAAGGCAGGGTTGATCTGGATGGCACGGGTGTAGCATTGCAGCGCTCCCTGTACATCTTGCATTTCCTTTAGTGTATTGCCCATGTTTGAATAGGCGTCAGCAAATGTGGGGCTGATTCTAAAAATCaaacaggaaaaatgttttcacacctgTTTAACAACATTACTACACTATGTTATGTCTCGTAGAAAAATCCTAGTGCAAGTTGATTTATGACCATTTACTTTAGAGAAGactcaacatgaaaaaaacaaaccagcttAAACTCGGGATTTTGATGTATCCCCACTATTATGAGGTGCACTGAAGGTTTTGCTCCAACCGTTGCAGAACACTGCCACTTTAATACAAACTAAGTCAGCAGGTACCTGTAGCATAGATTTACAAACCTGATGGCCTCTTTGTAGTGCATGAGGGCTTCCTGGAGTTTCCCCTGCTGTTGCAGGACACTGGCTAGGTTAGAGTGAGCTGCTGCAAACTCTGGGAACacctgatggaaaaaaaagagggttaTCAAGAAGAACAAAATGCCTCACATTTACAGCAATCATGACGGTCTTGTTAAACAGACCTATTCATATCAGAAAACATTAATTTCTAACTCACCTCCAGTGCTTTCCTGTAGAGCTGAACTGCCTCCTCGATGTTGCCCTGTTCACGCTTGATATTGGCCAAGTTGTTAAGGGAGTCAGCGTGGGTTGGACACAAACGCAAGGCTGTGTTGTAGCACTCCTCTGCCTCAGACACCTGGGAAAGAcactttaaatttaattaacaaacattttgaattggattttggtaTTGAAGATTGTGTAAAGATGATATTCATAAAGTACAGCCTTACATTGCCTTTCTCCTTCAGGGCATTTGCCAGATTGCAGTAGGCATCGGGGAAGTGGGGCTGCAATTCAATAGCACGACGGTAGGTGTCGATAGCCAGGTCAATGAGGCCTTGCTCATAGTAGACACAGGCCAGGTTTCCGTGGACAACTGCATGGTTTGGGCTAAGACTCAGGGCTCTTAGGTATCCAGCCACAGCTCTGCAAAAGTAAAATAAGGATGTTAGGTTGAGAAAACAAGTTATGCTCAAGATCAATCTTTTGCTCAACTTTGAAGTTGTAGTTCCCATCTTTTTAAATAAGTTCTCACAACCTATGAACAGCGTAACTGCAAAATTGTGCGCACATTTTACACAACTCAGTAACTGGTGAAGTAAACTGTTCACTGTTACAAATGTCTTGCTAAAAATAAAGCCATTGTTTCAGCAGTTGAGTCACTGCTTGCCCATGATGGCAGGTCTGTAGGTGCAGCAATTCTGCCCTGCCTCAACAATGGCATGTGAAAACAAGGCAATAGTGATGAACAGAGACATGGTGCTAATGGAATTGGCAAAGTTCTTAATGCATTTGAAATTCAATGCAGGGTGTGGTAGGGTGGTGCTTTTAGAGACAAAAGATCAGACATGAAAGTATAAAGGGAGTATCATGCTGTCTAATACGTCATTACTCAGACTCACCTGTCAAAGATGCGAGCTTCCTTCAAAACGTTTCCTAAGTTGATGTATGCATCAAGGAAATTTGGGTCCAAGGTCACTGCCTAAAAATTGAAACCAAGTTTATAAACATAATAACAAGAATATACCAAGACAGAAAGTAGATGGATTGGAGagtgtaagaaaaaaaaaaaaaaaaaaaaaaaataggtaaCTGACCTTTTCAAAATGGTGTATGGCCAGCCATATCTCTCCCTGGGCATTGAACACACAGCCCAGGTTGCTCCAAGCCACTGCAAAGTTGGGCTGAGTCTCAATGGCTTTCAGGTA
This window of the Pagrus major chromosome 18, Pma_NU_1.0 genome carries:
- the LOC141013573 gene encoding UDP-N-acetylglucosamine--peptide N-acetylglucosaminyltransferase 110 kDa subunit isoform X5 encodes the protein MATSVGNVADSTGLAELAHREYQSGDFEAAERHCMQLWRQEPDNTGVLLLLSSIHFQCRRLDRSAHFSTLAIKQNPMLAEAYSNLGNVYKERGQLQEAIEHYRHALRLKPDFIDGYINLAAALVAAGDMEGAVQAYVSALQYNPDLYCVRSDLGNLLKALGRLEEAKACYLKAIETQPNFAVAWSNLGCVFNAQGEIWLAIHHFEKAVTLDPNFLDAYINLGNVLKEARIFDRAVAGYLRALSLSPNHAVVHGNLACVYYEQGLIDLAIDTYRRAIELQPHFPDAYCNLANALKEKGNCLSQVSEAEECYNTALRLCPTHADSLNNLANIKREQGNIEEAVQLYRKALEVFPEFAAAHSNLASVLQQQGKLQEALMHYKEAIRISPTFADAYSNMGNTLKEMQDVQGALQCYTRAIQINPAFADAHSNLASIHKDSGNIPEAIASYRTALKLKPDFPDAYCNLAHCLQIVCDWTDYDERMKKLVSIVADQLDKNRLPSVHPHHSMLYPLSHGFRKAIAERHGNLCLDKVHAMIKINALHKPAYEHPKDLKASGGRLRVGYVSSDFGNHPTSHLMQSIPGMHNPEKFEVFCYALSPDDSTNFRVKVVAEAHHFTDLSQIPCNGKAADRIHQDGIHILVNMNGYTKGARNELFALRPAPVQSMWLGYPGTSGAPFMDYIISDKETSPVEVAEQYSEKLAYMPHTFFIGDHANMFPHLKKKAVIDFKSNGHIFDNRIVLNGIDLKAFLDSLPDVKVIKMKCDNNQEAVGDTNGALSMPVIPMNTAAEAIINMINQGQIQVTINGFTVSNGLATTQINNKAATGEEVPRTIVVTTRSQYGLPEDSIVYCNFNQLYKIDPPTLQMWANILKRVSNSVLWLLRFPAVGEPNIQQYAQNMGLPGSRIIFSPVAPKEEHVRRGQLADVCLDTPLCNGHTTGMDVLWAGTPMVTMPGETLASRVAASQLNCLGCPELIAHSRQDYEDIAVKLGSDMEYLKMVRARVWRQRICSPLFNTKQYTMDLERLYLQMWEHHSKGNKPEHLVQTVETSENA
- the LOC141013573 gene encoding UDP-N-acetylglucosamine--peptide N-acetylglucosaminyltransferase 110 kDa subunit isoform X1, whose translation is MATSVGNVADSTEPTKRMLSFQGLAELAHREYQSGDFEAAERHCMQLWRQEPDNTGVLLLLSSIHFQCRRLDRSAHFSTLAIKQNPMLAEAYSNLGNVYKERGQLQEAIEHYRHALRLKPDFIDGYINLAAALVAAGDMEGAVQAYVSALQYNPDLYCVRSDLGNLLKALGRLEEAKACYLKAIETQPNFAVAWSNLGCVFNAQGEIWLAIHHFEKAVTLDPNFLDAYINLGNVLKEARIFDRAVAGYLRALSLSPNHAVVHGNLACVYYEQGLIDLAIDTYRRAIELQPHFPDAYCNLANALKEKGNCLSQVSEAEECYNTALRLCPTHADSLNNLANIKREQGNIEEAVQLYRKALEVFPEFAAAHSNLASVLQQQGKLQEALMHYKEAIRISPTFADAYSNMGNTLKEMQDVQGALQCYTRAIQINPAFADAHSNLASIHKDSGNIPEAIASYRTALKLKPDFPDAYCNLAHCLQIVCDWTDYDERMKKLVSIVADQLDKNRLPSVHPHHSMLYPLSHGFRKAIAERHGNLCLDKVHAMIKINALHKPAYEHPKDLKASGGRLRVGYVSSDFGNHPTSHLMQSIPGMHNPEKFEVFCYALSPDDSTNFRVKVVAEAHHFTDLSQIPCNGKAADRIHQDGIHILVNMNGYTKGARNELFALRPAPVQSMWLGYPGTSGAPFMDYIISDKETSPVEVAEQYSEKLAYMPHTFFIGDHANMFPHLKKKAVIDFKSNGHIFDNRIVLNGIDLKAFLDSLPDVKVIKMKCDNNQEAVGDTNGALSMPVIPMNTAAEAIINMINQGQIQVTINGFTVSNGLATTQINNKAATGEEVPRTIVVTTRSQYGLPEDSIVYCNFNQLYKIDPPTLQMWANILKRVSNSVLWLLRFPAVGEPNIQQYAQNMGLPGSRIIFSPVAPKEEHVRRGQLADVCLDTPLCNGHTTGMDVLWAGTPMVTMPGETLASRVAASQLNCLGCPELIAHSRQDYEDIAVKLGSDMEYLKMVRARVWRQRICSPLFNTKQYTMDLERLYLQMWEHHSKGNKPEHLVQTVETSENA
- the LOC141013573 gene encoding UDP-N-acetylglucosamine--peptide N-acetylglucosaminyltransferase 110 kDa subunit isoform X3, which produces MATSVGNVADSTEPTKRMLSFQGLAELAHREYQSGDFEAAERHCMQLWRQEPDNTGVLLLLSSIHFQCRRLDRSAHFSTLAIKQNPMLAEAYSNLGNVYKERGQLQEAIEHYRHALRLKPDFIDGYINLAAALVAAGDMEGAVQAYVSALQYNPDLYCVRSDLGNLLKALGRLEEAKACYLKAIETQPNFAVAWSNLGCVFNAQGEIWLAIHHFEKAVTLDPNFLDAYINLGNVLKEARIFDRAVAGYLRALSLSPNHAVVHGNLACVYYEQGLIDLAIDTYRRAIELQPHFPDAYCNLANALKEKGNCLSQVSEAEECYNTALRLCPTHADSLNNLANIKREQGNIEEAVQLYRKALEVFPEFAAAHSNLASVLQQQGKLQEALMHYKEAIRISPTFADAYSNMGNTLKEMQDVQGALQCYTRAIQINPAFADAHSNLASIHKDSGNIPEAIASYRTALKLKPDFPDAYCNLAHCLQIVCDWTDYDERMKKLVSIVADQLDKNRLPSVHPHHSMLYPLSHGFRKAIAERHGNLCLDKINALHKPAYEHPKDLKASGGRLRVGYVSSDFGNHPTSHLMQSIPGMHNPEKFEVFCYALSPDDSTNFRVKVVAEAHHFTDLSQIPCNGKAADRIHQDGIHILVNMNGYTKGARNELFALRPAPVQSMWLGYPGTSGAPFMDYIISDKETSPVEVAEQYSEKLAYMPHTFFIGDHANMFPHLKKKAVIDFKSNGHIFDNRIVLNGIDLKAFLDSLPDVKVIKMKCDNNQEAVGDTNGALSMPVIPMNTAAEAIINMINQGQIQVTINGFTVSNGLATTQINNKAATGEEVPRTIVVTTRSQYGLPEDSIVYCNFNQLYKIDPPTLQMWANILKRVSNSVLWLLRFPAVGEPNIQQYAQNMGLPGSRIIFSPVAPKEEHVRRGQLADVCLDTPLCNGHTTGMDVLWAGTPMVTMPGETLASRVAASQLNCLGCPELIAHSRQDYEDIAVKLGSDMEYLKMVRARVWRQRICSPLFNTKQYTMDLERLYLQMWEHHSKGNKPEHLVQTVETSENA
- the LOC141013573 gene encoding UDP-N-acetylglucosamine--peptide N-acetylglucosaminyltransferase 110 kDa subunit isoform X4 translates to MATSVGNVADSTEPTKRMLSFQGLAELAHREYQSGDFEAAERHCMQLWRQEPDNTGVLLLLSSIHFQCRRLDRSAHFSTLAIKQNPMLAEAYSNLGNVYKERGQLQEAIEHYRHALRLKPDFIDGYINLAAALVAAGDMEGAVQAYVSALQYNPDLYCVRSDLGNLLKALGRLEEAKACYLKAIETQPNFAVAWSNLGCVFNAQGEIWLAIHHFEKAVTLDPNFLDAYINLGNVLKEARIFDRAVAGYLRALSLSPNHAVVHGNLACVYYEQGLIDLAIDTYRRAIELQPHFPDAYCNLANALKEKGNVSEAEECYNTALRLCPTHADSLNNLANIKREQGNIEEAVQLYRKALEVFPEFAAAHSNLASVLQQQGKLQEALMHYKEAIRISPTFADAYSNMGNTLKEMQDVQGALQCYTRAIQINPAFADAHSNLASIHKDSGNIPEAIASYRTALKLKPDFPDAYCNLAHCLQIVCDWTDYDERMKKLVSIVADQLDKNRLPSVHPHHSMLYPLSHGFRKAIAERHGNLCLDKINALHKPAYEHPKDLKASGGRLRVGYVSSDFGNHPTSHLMQSIPGMHNPEKFEVFCYALSPDDSTNFRVKVVAEAHHFTDLSQIPCNGKAADRIHQDGIHILVNMNGYTKGARNELFALRPAPVQSMWLGYPGTSGAPFMDYIISDKETSPVEVAEQYSEKLAYMPHTFFIGDHANMFPHLKKKAVIDFKSNGHIFDNRIVLNGIDLKAFLDSLPDVKVIKMKCDNNQEAVGDTNGALSMPVIPMNTAAEAIINMINQGQIQVTINGFTVSNGLATTQINNKAATGEEVPRTIVVTTRSQYGLPEDSIVYCNFNQLYKIDPPTLQMWANILKRVSNSVLWLLRFPAVGEPNIQQYAQNMGLPGSRIIFSPVAPKEEHVRRGQLADVCLDTPLCNGHTTGMDVLWAGTPMVTMPGETLASRVAASQLNCLGCPELIAHSRQDYEDIAVKLGSDMEYLKMVRARVWRQRICSPLFNTKQYTMDLERLYLQMWEHHSKGNKPEHLVQTVETSENA
- the LOC141013573 gene encoding UDP-N-acetylglucosamine--peptide N-acetylglucosaminyltransferase 110 kDa subunit isoform X8, whose protein sequence is MACYLKAIETQPNFAVAWSNLGCVFNAQGEIWLAIHHFEKAVTLDPNFLDAYINLGNVLKEARIFDRAVAGYLRALSLSPNHAVVHGNLACVYYEQGLIDLAIDTYRRAIELQPHFPDAYCNLANALKEKGNCLSQVSEAEECYNTALRLCPTHADSLNNLANIKREQGNIEEAVQLYRKALEVFPEFAAAHSNLASVLQQQGKLQEALMHYKEAIRISPTFADAYSNMGNTLKEMQDVQGALQCYTRAIQINPAFADAHSNLASIHKDSGNIPEAIASYRTALKLKPDFPDAYCNLAHCLQIVCDWTDYDERMKKLVSIVADQLDKNRLPSVHPHHSMLYPLSHGFRKAIAERHGNLCLDKVHAMIKINALHKPAYEHPKDLKASGGRLRVGYVSSDFGNHPTSHLMQSIPGMHNPEKFEVFCYALSPDDSTNFRVKVVAEAHHFTDLSQIPCNGKAADRIHQDGIHILVNMNGYTKGARNELFALRPAPVQSMWLGYPGTSGAPFMDYIISDKETSPVEVAEQYSEKLAYMPHTFFIGDHANMFPHLKKKAVIDFKSNGHIFDNRIVLNGIDLKAFLDSLPDVKVIKMKCDNNQEAVGDTNGALSMPVIPMNTAAEAIINMINQGQIQVTINGFTVSNGLATTQINNKAATGEEVPRTIVVTTRSQYGLPEDSIVYCNFNQLYKIDPPTLQMWANILKRVSNSVLWLLRFPAVGEPNIQQYAQNMGLPGSRIIFSPVAPKEEHVRRGQLADVCLDTPLCNGHTTGMDVLWAGTPMVTMPGETLASRVAASQLNCLGCPELIAHSRQDYEDIAVKLGSDMEYLKMVRARVWRQRICSPLFNTKQYTMDLERLYLQMWEHHSKGNKPEHLVQTVETSENA
- the LOC141013573 gene encoding UDP-N-acetylglucosamine--peptide N-acetylglucosaminyltransferase 110 kDa subunit isoform X2, which translates into the protein MATSVGNVADSTEPTKRMLSFQGLAELAHREYQSGDFEAAERHCMQLWRQEPDNTGVLLLLSSIHFQCRRLDRSAHFSTLAIKQNPMLAEAYSNLGNVYKERGQLQEAIEHYRHALRLKPDFIDGYINLAAALVAAGDMEGAVQAYVSALQYNPDLYCVRSDLGNLLKALGRLEEAKACYLKAIETQPNFAVAWSNLGCVFNAQGEIWLAIHHFEKAVTLDPNFLDAYINLGNVLKEARIFDRAVAGYLRALSLSPNHAVVHGNLACVYYEQGLIDLAIDTYRRAIELQPHFPDAYCNLANALKEKGNVSEAEECYNTALRLCPTHADSLNNLANIKREQGNIEEAVQLYRKALEVFPEFAAAHSNLASVLQQQGKLQEALMHYKEAIRISPTFADAYSNMGNTLKEMQDVQGALQCYTRAIQINPAFADAHSNLASIHKDSGNIPEAIASYRTALKLKPDFPDAYCNLAHCLQIVCDWTDYDERMKKLVSIVADQLDKNRLPSVHPHHSMLYPLSHGFRKAIAERHGNLCLDKVHAMIKINALHKPAYEHPKDLKASGGRLRVGYVSSDFGNHPTSHLMQSIPGMHNPEKFEVFCYALSPDDSTNFRVKVVAEAHHFTDLSQIPCNGKAADRIHQDGIHILVNMNGYTKGARNELFALRPAPVQSMWLGYPGTSGAPFMDYIISDKETSPVEVAEQYSEKLAYMPHTFFIGDHANMFPHLKKKAVIDFKSNGHIFDNRIVLNGIDLKAFLDSLPDVKVIKMKCDNNQEAVGDTNGALSMPVIPMNTAAEAIINMINQGQIQVTINGFTVSNGLATTQINNKAATGEEVPRTIVVTTRSQYGLPEDSIVYCNFNQLYKIDPPTLQMWANILKRVSNSVLWLLRFPAVGEPNIQQYAQNMGLPGSRIIFSPVAPKEEHVRRGQLADVCLDTPLCNGHTTGMDVLWAGTPMVTMPGETLASRVAASQLNCLGCPELIAHSRQDYEDIAVKLGSDMEYLKMVRARVWRQRICSPLFNTKQYTMDLERLYLQMWEHHSKGNKPEHLVQTVETSENA
- the LOC141013573 gene encoding UDP-N-acetylglucosamine--peptide N-acetylglucosaminyltransferase 110 kDa subunit isoform X6 encodes the protein MATSVGNVADSTGLAELAHREYQSGDFEAAERHCMQLWRQEPDNTGVLLLLSSIHFQCRRLDRSAHFSTLAIKQNPMLAEAYSNLGNVYKERGQLQEAIEHYRHALRLKPDFIDGYINLAAALVAAGDMEGAVQAYVSALQYNPDLYCVRSDLGNLLKALGRLEEAKACYLKAIETQPNFAVAWSNLGCVFNAQGEIWLAIHHFEKAVTLDPNFLDAYINLGNVLKEARIFDRAVAGYLRALSLSPNHAVVHGNLACVYYEQGLIDLAIDTYRRAIELQPHFPDAYCNLANALKEKGNVSEAEECYNTALRLCPTHADSLNNLANIKREQGNIEEAVQLYRKALEVFPEFAAAHSNLASVLQQQGKLQEALMHYKEAIRISPTFADAYSNMGNTLKEMQDVQGALQCYTRAIQINPAFADAHSNLASIHKDSGNIPEAIASYRTALKLKPDFPDAYCNLAHCLQIVCDWTDYDERMKKLVSIVADQLDKNRLPSVHPHHSMLYPLSHGFRKAIAERHGNLCLDKVHAMIKINALHKPAYEHPKDLKASGGRLRVGYVSSDFGNHPTSHLMQSIPGMHNPEKFEVFCYALSPDDSTNFRVKVVAEAHHFTDLSQIPCNGKAADRIHQDGIHILVNMNGYTKGARNELFALRPAPVQSMWLGYPGTSGAPFMDYIISDKETSPVEVAEQYSEKLAYMPHTFFIGDHANMFPHLKKKAVIDFKSNGHIFDNRIVLNGIDLKAFLDSLPDVKVIKMKCDNNQEAVGDTNGALSMPVIPMNTAAEAIINMINQGQIQVTINGFTVSNGLATTQINNKAATGEEVPRTIVVTTRSQYGLPEDSIVYCNFNQLYKIDPPTLQMWANILKRVSNSVLWLLRFPAVGEPNIQQYAQNMGLPGSRIIFSPVAPKEEHVRRGQLADVCLDTPLCNGHTTGMDVLWAGTPMVTMPGETLASRVAASQLNCLGCPELIAHSRQDYEDIAVKLGSDMEYLKMVRARVWRQRICSPLFNTKQYTMDLERLYLQMWEHHSKGNKPEHLVQTVETSENA
- the LOC141013573 gene encoding UDP-N-acetylglucosamine--peptide N-acetylglucosaminyltransferase 110 kDa subunit isoform X7: MATSVGNVADSTGLAELAHREYQSGDFEAAERHCMQLWRQEPDNTGVLLLLSSIHFQCRRLDRSAHFSTLAIKQNPMLAEAYSNLGNVYKERGQLQEAIEHYRHALRLKPDFIDGYINLAAALVAAGDMEGAVQAYVSALQYNPDLYCVRSDLGNLLKALGRLEEAKACYLKAIETQPNFAVAWSNLGCVFNAQGEIWLAIHHFEKAVTLDPNFLDAYINLGNVLKEARIFDRAVAGYLRALSLSPNHAVVHGNLACVYYEQGLIDLAIDTYRRAIELQPHFPDAYCNLANALKEKGNVSEAEECYNTALRLCPTHADSLNNLANIKREQGNIEEAVQLYRKALEVFPEFAAAHSNLASVLQQQGKLQEALMHYKEAIRISPTFADAYSNMGNTLKEMQDVQGALQCYTRAIQINPAFADAHSNLASIHKDSGNIPEAIASYRTALKLKPDFPDAYCNLAHCLQIVCDWTDYDERMKKLVSIVADQLDKNRLPSVHPHHSMLYPLSHGFRKAIAERHGNLCLDKINALHKPAYEHPKDLKASGGRLRVGYVSSDFGNHPTSHLMQSIPGMHNPEKFEVFCYALSPDDSTNFRVKVVAEAHHFTDLSQIPCNGKAADRIHQDGIHILVNMNGYTKGARNELFALRPAPVQSMWLGYPGTSGAPFMDYIISDKETSPVEVAEQYSEKLAYMPHTFFIGDHANMFPHLKKKAVIDFKSNGHIFDNRIVLNGIDLKAFLDSLPDVKVIKMKCDNNQEAVGDTNGALSMPVIPMNTAAEAIINMINQGQIQVTINGFTVSNGLATTQINNKAATGEEVPRTIVVTTRSQYGLPEDSIVYCNFNQLYKIDPPTLQMWANILKRVSNSVLWLLRFPAVGEPNIQQYAQNMGLPGSRIIFSPVAPKEEHVRRGQLADVCLDTPLCNGHTTGMDVLWAGTPMVTMPGETLASRVAASQLNCLGCPELIAHSRQDYEDIAVKLGSDMEYLKMVRARVWRQRICSPLFNTKQYTMDLERLYLQMWEHHSKGNKPEHLVQTVETSENA